One Punica granatum isolate Tunisia-2019 chromosome 3, ASM765513v2, whole genome shotgun sequence genomic window carries:
- the LOC116199557 gene encoding protein HIRA isoform X1, producing the protein MIAEKPGWVRHEGMQIFSIDIQPGALRFATGGGDHKVRIWNMKSVGKDLSDDDSTQRVLATLRDHFGSVNCVRWAKHGRYMASGSDDQVILIHERKPGSGTTEFGSGEPPDVENWKVVMTLRGHTADVVDLNWSPDDSILASASLDNTIHIWDMTDGICTAVLRGHSSLVKGVTWDPIGSFIASQSDDKTVIIWRTSDWSLAHRTDGHWTKSLGSTFFRRLGWSPCGHFITTTHGFQKPRHSAPVLERGEWSATFDFLGHNAPVIVVKFNHSMFRRNLNGTQEVNVAPVGWTNGTSKAGGKESQPYNVIAIGSQDRTVTVWTTASARPLFVAKHFFAQSVVDLSWSPDGYSLFACSLDGTVATFHFEADELGSRLSDAELDELKRSRYGDVRGRQANLAESPAQLLLEAASAKQTSSKVASAAQQKPMPVKASVDSSSLAKAPDPQVDDPKKNGAPTTAPAASADGLSKSAAPTRISSPVKQREYRRPDGRKRIIPEAVGVPSQQQNIAGNNQLDFPPVSSEQKIDDNGLVFPTDSRIGGVSVRGAPGRGLDLKDRSGATSRSIVTDSLVIEKVPASASGDGTINVESSVSAKVSSLMIRVFDKKEGEDNAPVCLEAHPRERTVNDVVGAGSTLMMKETEIACSRGPLTLWSDRILGKVTVLAGNANFWAVGCEDGCLQVYTKCGRRAMPTMMLGSAATFIDCDECWKLLLITRKGSLYVWDLFNRTCVLRDSLESLITSDPSLSGKGTIKVISAKLSKSGSPLVVLATRHAFLFDMGLKCWLRVADDCFPASNFASSWNLGSVQNGELASLQVDVRKYMARKPGWSRFSDDGMQSRAHLEAQLASSLALKSPNEYRQCLLSYIRFLAREADESRLREVCESFLGPPTGMAEAASSDSKDPAWDPFVLGMKKHKLLKEDILPAMASNRKVQRLLNEFMDLLSEYENTETVPEEKNENHPPPPPLPAGDQTNPTTAAQPVQENQDTTVTDQVTPPIPPQTQDEPMITDPPATNQNEVVVPMQDSGS; encoded by the exons ATGATTGCGGAGAAGCCCGGTTGGGTTCGCCATGAGGGAATGCAGATTTTCTCCATCGACATTCAACCCGGTGCCCTCAGGTTTGCCACTGGCGGTGGCGATCACAAG GTTCGAATTTGGAACATGAAATCTGTAGGCAAGGATCTTTCCGACGATGACTCAACACAGAGGGTTCTGGCAACACTTCGTGATCATTTTGGGTCTGTAAATTGTGTCAGATGGGCCAAGCACGGGCGGTATATGGCCTCAGGTTCTGATGATCAGGTGATTCTGATCCATGAGAGAAAGCCTGGTTCAGGAACCACTGAGTTTGGTAGTGGAGAGCCCCCTGATGTTGAGAACTGGAAGGTCGTTATGACTCTGAGAGGACACACTGCAGACGTG GTGGATCTCAACTGGTCCCCTGATGATTCAATATTAGCGAGTGCTAGTCTGGACAACACAATCCATATTTGGGACATGACTGATGGCATATGCACTGCTGTTCTTCGAGGCCACTCGAGTCTCGTGAAAGGAGTCACATGGGACCCTATTGGCTCTTTTATCGCGAGTCAATCAGACGATAAGACTGTGATCATATGGCGAACCAGTGACTGGAGCTTAGCTCACAGGACAGATGGCCACTGGACAAAATCA CTGGGGTCCACCTTTTTCAGGAGGCTCGGGTGGTCTCCCTGTGGCCATTTTATAACTACCACCCATGGGTTTCAGAAGCCAAGGCATTCTGCGCCTGTTCTAGAGAGAGGGGAATGGTCAGCGACTTTCGACTTTTTGGGACACAATGCCCCAGTTATCGTTGTGAAGTTCAACCACTCAATGTTCAGGAGAAATCTCAATGGTACTCAGGAAGTGAATGTCGCTCCTGTTGGATGGACTAATGGAACCTCAAAAGCTGGAGGGAAAGAATCCCAACCATACAATGTAATTGCAATTGGGAGTCAAGACCGCACAGTGACTGTATGGACCACTGCAAGTGCTCGTCCTCTCTTTGTGGCGAAGCATTTCTTTGCTCAAAGCGTGGTGGACTTGTCATG GAGTCCTGATGGGTATTCTCTCTTTGCCTGTTCCTTGGACGGAACAGTGGCCACATTCCATTTTGAGGCAGATGAGCTTGGAAGCAGACTCAGTGATGCTGAGTTGGACGAGTTGAAAAGAAGCCGATATGGTGATGTGAGAGGTCGACAGGCAAACCTAGCTGAAAGCCCAGCCCAGTTGTTACTCGAAGCAGCATCGGCTAAGCAAACTTCTAGCAAGGTCGCTTCAGCGGCCCAGCAAAAGCCCATGCCTGTTAAAGCCTCAGTCGACTCAAGTTCTCTAGCAAAAGCTCCTGATCCACAGGTTGATGATCCTAAGAAGAATGGAGCGCCCACCACTGCTCCTGCAGCTTCTGCTGATGGCTTAAGTAAATCTGCTGCTCCAACTCGAATTTCTAGCCCTGTGAAGCAGAGAGAATACAGGCGTCCTGATGGTCGGAAGAGGATAATCCCTGAAGCTGTAGGTGTACCTAGTCAGCAGCAAAACATCGCAGGCAATAATCAGCTAGATTTCCCTCCTGTATCATCTGAGCAAAAGATTGATGACAACGGGTTGGTGTTCCCCACTGACAGTCGCATTGGTGGGGTTTCAGTCAGGGGCGCACCAGGCAGAGGCTTGGACTTAAAGGATCGATCAGGGGCCACTTCAAGATCTATAGTTACTGATAGTTTGGTAATCGAAAAGGTTCCGGCGTCTGCCAGCGGAGATGGGACTATTAACGTGGAATCTTCAGTTTCTGCAAAAGTCTCTTCACTCATGATTAGAGTGTTTGACAAGAAAGAAGGTGAAGATAATGCACCTGTATGCTTGGAAGCTCATCCCAGAGAACGTACTGTGAATGATGTTGTTGGGGCTGGAAGTACCCTAATGATGAAAGAGACAGAGATAGCTTGCTCCAGAGGACCTCTAACTCTATGGTCTGATAGGATTTTAGGAAAGGTCACTGTTTTGGCAGGCAATGCCAATTTTTGGGCTGTTGGGTGTGAGGATGGGTGCTTGCAG GTTTACACAAAGTGCGGCCGACGTGCCATGCCTACCATGATGTTGGGGTCTGCTGCAACATTTATCGACTGTGATGAGTGCTGGAAGCTGTTGCTAATCACGAGGAAGGGATCCCTTTATGTGTGGGACTTATTCAACCGAACCTGCGTGCTTCGCGATTCATTGGAATCTCTGATTACATCAGATCCTAGCCTATCCGGGAAAG GCACGATTAAGGTCATATCTGCAAAGTTATCAAAATCGGGCTCTCCTCTAGTTGTTCTGGCAACCCGACATGCTTTTCTGTTCGATATGGGTCTTAAGTGTTGGCTGCGAGTTGCTGATGATTGCTTCCCTGCATCAAACTTTGCTAGCTCTTGGAATCTGGGTTCGGTACAGAATGGCGAGCTTGCTTCACTCCAAGTAGATGTTCGGAAATATATGGCTAGAAAACCTGGTTGGAGCAG GTTTTCTGATGATGGAATGCAAAGTAGAGCTCATTTGGAAGCACAACTTGCATCATCTTTGGCTCTGAAGTCACCTAATGAATACCGTCAGTGCCTTCTTTCCTACATTCGATTCTTAGCAAG GGAGGCGGATGAATCTCGATTACGGGAAGTCTGTGAAAGTTTTTTGGGGCCCCCTACTGGGATGGCCGAAGCTGCATCTTCAGATTCGAAAGACCCTGCTTGGGATCCTTTTGTGCTC GGAATGAAGAAACACAAGCTCCTCAAAGAAGACATTCTCCCAGCAATGGCTTCAAATAGAAAAGTCCAGCGGCTTCTAAATGAGTTCATGGACCTCCTCTCCGAATATGAGAACACGGAAACTGTCCCGGAGGAAAAGAATGAGAATCATCCCCCACCGCCACCTCTGCCTGCTGGGGACCAAACCAACCCCACTACGGCTGCCCAACCGGTTCAAGAGAACCAGGATACAACAGTGACTGACCAAGTAACCCCTCCTATTCCTCCTCAAACCCAAGATGAACCCATGATCACGGATCCACCTGcaacaaatcaaaatgaaGTAGTAGTTCCAATGCAGGATTCAGGTTCTTAA
- the LOC116199558 gene encoding inositol polyphosphate multikinase beta-like isoform X3, whose product MFKVPDHQVAGHEARDGKLGPLVDDLGCFYKPLQDDDRGSKELAFYTKFSSMPEITSHIRRFFPTFHGVQTLAASDGSGPRPHLVLQDVVFGRVNPSVVDIKIGSRTWYPQASEDYVNRCLKKDRETTSLLLGFRISGLKIYGGDRSGFWKPEKKVVQSFTLQDVRFVLRKFVSCNLETPDSVTDPDCSFASAVYGGTGGILSQLLELKEWFEDQTMFHFNSCSVLMVYEKESVLRGETSGAEVKLIDFAHVTEGDGVIDHNFLGGLCSLIKFISDIVNDTEKCWN is encoded by the coding sequence ATGTTTAAGGTCCCCGATCATCAGGTTGCGGGCCACGAAGCCCGTGACGGGAAGCTCGGACCTCTGGTCGATGATTTGGGATGCTTCTACAAGCCTCTCCAAGACGATGATCGTGGATCCAAAGAACTGGCTTTCTACACTAAGTTCTCGTCCATGCCTGAGATTACGAGTCACATTCGCCGATTCTTCCCGACCTTCCATGGGGTCCAAACTCTTGCGGCATCTGATGGGTCAGGTCCGCGCCCTCACCTCGTCTTGCAGGATGTTGTGTTTGGCCGCGTGAACCCGTCTGTCGTGGATATAAAGATTGGGTCCAGGACGTGGTATCCTCAAGCCTCGGAGGACTACGTCAATAGGTGTTTGAAGAAAGATAGGGAGACTACAAGCCTTTTGCTAGGTTTTAGGATATCGGGCTTGAAAATATATGGCGGTGATCGATCGGGATTCTGGAAACCCGAGAAAAAGGTTGTGCAGAGCTTCACCTTGCAGGACGTTCGGTTTGTTCTCAGGAAATTTGTTTCTTGTAACTTGGAGACACCCGATTCAGTCACAGATCCAGATTGTTCTTTTGCATCAGCAGTTTATGGGGGTACTGGGGGGATTTTGTCGCAGTTACTGGAGCTGAAGGAGTGGTTTGAGGATCAGACAATGTTTCATTTCAATTCATGTTCCGTTCTTATGGTTTACGAGAAGGAATCGGTCCTGAGGGGCGAAACTTCAGGTGCTGAAGTTAAGCTCATCGATTTTGCTCATGTGACGGAGGGGGATGGCGTGATCGACCACAACTTTCTGGGTGGCCTCTGTTCCTTGATAAAGTTCATATCTGACATTGTTAATGATACTGAGAAGTGCTGGAACTAA
- the LOC116199558 gene encoding inositol polyphosphate multikinase beta-like isoform X1 produces MHLNYQLLIDALRVPNMFKVPDHQVAGHEARDGKLGPLVDDLGCFYKPLQDDDRGSKELAFYTKFSSMPEITSHIRRFFPTFHGVQTLAASDGSGPRPHLVLQDVVFGRVNPSVVDIKIGSRTWYPQASEDYVNRCLKKDRETTSLLLGFRISGLKIYGGDRSGFWKPEKKVVQSFTLQDVRFVLRKFVSCNLETPDSVTDPDCSFASAVYGGTGGILSQLLELKEWFEDQTMFHFNSCSVLMVYEKESVLRGETSGAEVKLIDFAHVTEGDGVIDHNFLGGLCSLIKFISDIVNDTEKCWN; encoded by the coding sequence ATGCATCTCAATTATCAGTTACTAATTGATGCTTTAAGAGTTCCCAACATGTTTAAGGTCCCCGATCATCAGGTTGCGGGCCACGAAGCCCGTGACGGGAAGCTCGGACCTCTGGTCGATGATTTGGGATGCTTCTACAAGCCTCTCCAAGACGATGATCGTGGATCCAAAGAACTGGCTTTCTACACTAAGTTCTCGTCCATGCCTGAGATTACGAGTCACATTCGCCGATTCTTCCCGACCTTCCATGGGGTCCAAACTCTTGCGGCATCTGATGGGTCAGGTCCGCGCCCTCACCTCGTCTTGCAGGATGTTGTGTTTGGCCGCGTGAACCCGTCTGTCGTGGATATAAAGATTGGGTCCAGGACGTGGTATCCTCAAGCCTCGGAGGACTACGTCAATAGGTGTTTGAAGAAAGATAGGGAGACTACAAGCCTTTTGCTAGGTTTTAGGATATCGGGCTTGAAAATATATGGCGGTGATCGATCGGGATTCTGGAAACCCGAGAAAAAGGTTGTGCAGAGCTTCACCTTGCAGGACGTTCGGTTTGTTCTCAGGAAATTTGTTTCTTGTAACTTGGAGACACCCGATTCAGTCACAGATCCAGATTGTTCTTTTGCATCAGCAGTTTATGGGGGTACTGGGGGGATTTTGTCGCAGTTACTGGAGCTGAAGGAGTGGTTTGAGGATCAGACAATGTTTCATTTCAATTCATGTTCCGTTCTTATGGTTTACGAGAAGGAATCGGTCCTGAGGGGCGAAACTTCAGGTGCTGAAGTTAAGCTCATCGATTTTGCTCATGTGACGGAGGGGGATGGCGTGATCGACCACAACTTTCTGGGTGGCCTCTGTTCCTTGATAAAGTTCATATCTGACATTGTTAATGATACTGAGAAGTGCTGGAACTAA
- the LOC116199558 gene encoding inositol polyphosphate multikinase beta-like isoform X2 codes for MFLLSQVPDHQVAGHEARDGKLGPLVDDLGCFYKPLQDDDRGSKELAFYTKFSSMPEITSHIRRFFPTFHGVQTLAASDGSGPRPHLVLQDVVFGRVNPSVVDIKIGSRTWYPQASEDYVNRCLKKDRETTSLLLGFRISGLKIYGGDRSGFWKPEKKVVQSFTLQDVRFVLRKFVSCNLETPDSVTDPDCSFASAVYGGTGGILSQLLELKEWFEDQTMFHFNSCSVLMVYEKESVLRGETSGAEVKLIDFAHVTEGDGVIDHNFLGGLCSLIKFISDIVNDTEKCWN; via the exons ATGTTCCTTCTTTCTCAG GTCCCCGATCATCAGGTTGCGGGCCACGAAGCCCGTGACGGGAAGCTCGGACCTCTGGTCGATGATTTGGGATGCTTCTACAAGCCTCTCCAAGACGATGATCGTGGATCCAAAGAACTGGCTTTCTACACTAAGTTCTCGTCCATGCCTGAGATTACGAGTCACATTCGCCGATTCTTCCCGACCTTCCATGGGGTCCAAACTCTTGCGGCATCTGATGGGTCAGGTCCGCGCCCTCACCTCGTCTTGCAGGATGTTGTGTTTGGCCGCGTGAACCCGTCTGTCGTGGATATAAAGATTGGGTCCAGGACGTGGTATCCTCAAGCCTCGGAGGACTACGTCAATAGGTGTTTGAAGAAAGATAGGGAGACTACAAGCCTTTTGCTAGGTTTTAGGATATCGGGCTTGAAAATATATGGCGGTGATCGATCGGGATTCTGGAAACCCGAGAAAAAGGTTGTGCAGAGCTTCACCTTGCAGGACGTTCGGTTTGTTCTCAGGAAATTTGTTTCTTGTAACTTGGAGACACCCGATTCAGTCACAGATCCAGATTGTTCTTTTGCATCAGCAGTTTATGGGGGTACTGGGGGGATTTTGTCGCAGTTACTGGAGCTGAAGGAGTGGTTTGAGGATCAGACAATGTTTCATTTCAATTCATGTTCCGTTCTTATGGTTTACGAGAAGGAATCGGTCCTGAGGGGCGAAACTTCAGGTGCTGAAGTTAAGCTCATCGATTTTGCTCATGTGACGGAGGGGGATGGCGTGATCGACCACAACTTTCTGGGTGGCCTCTGTTCCTTGATAAAGTTCATATCTGACATTGTTAATGATACTGAGAAGTGCTGGAACTAA
- the LOC116199557 gene encoding protein HIRA isoform X2, whose translation MTDGICTAVLRGHSSLVKGVTWDPIGSFIASQSDDKTVIIWRTSDWSLAHRTDGHWTKSLGSTFFRRLGWSPCGHFITTTHGFQKPRHSAPVLERGEWSATFDFLGHNAPVIVVKFNHSMFRRNLNGTQEVNVAPVGWTNGTSKAGGKESQPYNVIAIGSQDRTVTVWTTASARPLFVAKHFFAQSVVDLSWSPDGYSLFACSLDGTVATFHFEADELGSRLSDAELDELKRSRYGDVRGRQANLAESPAQLLLEAASAKQTSSKVASAAQQKPMPVKASVDSSSLAKAPDPQVDDPKKNGAPTTAPAASADGLSKSAAPTRISSPVKQREYRRPDGRKRIIPEAVGVPSQQQNIAGNNQLDFPPVSSEQKIDDNGLVFPTDSRIGGVSVRGAPGRGLDLKDRSGATSRSIVTDSLVIEKVPASASGDGTINVESSVSAKVSSLMIRVFDKKEGEDNAPVCLEAHPRERTVNDVVGAGSTLMMKETEIACSRGPLTLWSDRILGKVTVLAGNANFWAVGCEDGCLQVYTKCGRRAMPTMMLGSAATFIDCDECWKLLLITRKGSLYVWDLFNRTCVLRDSLESLITSDPSLSGKGTIKVISAKLSKSGSPLVVLATRHAFLFDMGLKCWLRVADDCFPASNFASSWNLGSVQNGELASLQVDVRKYMARKPGWSRFSDDGMQSRAHLEAQLASSLALKSPNEYRQCLLSYIRFLAREADESRLREVCESFLGPPTGMAEAASSDSKDPAWDPFVLGMKKHKLLKEDILPAMASNRKVQRLLNEFMDLLSEYENTETVPEEKNENHPPPPPLPAGDQTNPTTAAQPVQENQDTTVTDQVTPPIPPQTQDEPMITDPPATNQNEVVVPMQDSGS comes from the exons ATGACTGATGGCATATGCACTGCTGTTCTTCGAGGCCACTCGAGTCTCGTGAAAGGAGTCACATGGGACCCTATTGGCTCTTTTATCGCGAGTCAATCAGACGATAAGACTGTGATCATATGGCGAACCAGTGACTGGAGCTTAGCTCACAGGACAGATGGCCACTGGACAAAATCA CTGGGGTCCACCTTTTTCAGGAGGCTCGGGTGGTCTCCCTGTGGCCATTTTATAACTACCACCCATGGGTTTCAGAAGCCAAGGCATTCTGCGCCTGTTCTAGAGAGAGGGGAATGGTCAGCGACTTTCGACTTTTTGGGACACAATGCCCCAGTTATCGTTGTGAAGTTCAACCACTCAATGTTCAGGAGAAATCTCAATGGTACTCAGGAAGTGAATGTCGCTCCTGTTGGATGGACTAATGGAACCTCAAAAGCTGGAGGGAAAGAATCCCAACCATACAATGTAATTGCAATTGGGAGTCAAGACCGCACAGTGACTGTATGGACCACTGCAAGTGCTCGTCCTCTCTTTGTGGCGAAGCATTTCTTTGCTCAAAGCGTGGTGGACTTGTCATG GAGTCCTGATGGGTATTCTCTCTTTGCCTGTTCCTTGGACGGAACAGTGGCCACATTCCATTTTGAGGCAGATGAGCTTGGAAGCAGACTCAGTGATGCTGAGTTGGACGAGTTGAAAAGAAGCCGATATGGTGATGTGAGAGGTCGACAGGCAAACCTAGCTGAAAGCCCAGCCCAGTTGTTACTCGAAGCAGCATCGGCTAAGCAAACTTCTAGCAAGGTCGCTTCAGCGGCCCAGCAAAAGCCCATGCCTGTTAAAGCCTCAGTCGACTCAAGTTCTCTAGCAAAAGCTCCTGATCCACAGGTTGATGATCCTAAGAAGAATGGAGCGCCCACCACTGCTCCTGCAGCTTCTGCTGATGGCTTAAGTAAATCTGCTGCTCCAACTCGAATTTCTAGCCCTGTGAAGCAGAGAGAATACAGGCGTCCTGATGGTCGGAAGAGGATAATCCCTGAAGCTGTAGGTGTACCTAGTCAGCAGCAAAACATCGCAGGCAATAATCAGCTAGATTTCCCTCCTGTATCATCTGAGCAAAAGATTGATGACAACGGGTTGGTGTTCCCCACTGACAGTCGCATTGGTGGGGTTTCAGTCAGGGGCGCACCAGGCAGAGGCTTGGACTTAAAGGATCGATCAGGGGCCACTTCAAGATCTATAGTTACTGATAGTTTGGTAATCGAAAAGGTTCCGGCGTCTGCCAGCGGAGATGGGACTATTAACGTGGAATCTTCAGTTTCTGCAAAAGTCTCTTCACTCATGATTAGAGTGTTTGACAAGAAAGAAGGTGAAGATAATGCACCTGTATGCTTGGAAGCTCATCCCAGAGAACGTACTGTGAATGATGTTGTTGGGGCTGGAAGTACCCTAATGATGAAAGAGACAGAGATAGCTTGCTCCAGAGGACCTCTAACTCTATGGTCTGATAGGATTTTAGGAAAGGTCACTGTTTTGGCAGGCAATGCCAATTTTTGGGCTGTTGGGTGTGAGGATGGGTGCTTGCAG GTTTACACAAAGTGCGGCCGACGTGCCATGCCTACCATGATGTTGGGGTCTGCTGCAACATTTATCGACTGTGATGAGTGCTGGAAGCTGTTGCTAATCACGAGGAAGGGATCCCTTTATGTGTGGGACTTATTCAACCGAACCTGCGTGCTTCGCGATTCATTGGAATCTCTGATTACATCAGATCCTAGCCTATCCGGGAAAG GCACGATTAAGGTCATATCTGCAAAGTTATCAAAATCGGGCTCTCCTCTAGTTGTTCTGGCAACCCGACATGCTTTTCTGTTCGATATGGGTCTTAAGTGTTGGCTGCGAGTTGCTGATGATTGCTTCCCTGCATCAAACTTTGCTAGCTCTTGGAATCTGGGTTCGGTACAGAATGGCGAGCTTGCTTCACTCCAAGTAGATGTTCGGAAATATATGGCTAGAAAACCTGGTTGGAGCAG GTTTTCTGATGATGGAATGCAAAGTAGAGCTCATTTGGAAGCACAACTTGCATCATCTTTGGCTCTGAAGTCACCTAATGAATACCGTCAGTGCCTTCTTTCCTACATTCGATTCTTAGCAAG GGAGGCGGATGAATCTCGATTACGGGAAGTCTGTGAAAGTTTTTTGGGGCCCCCTACTGGGATGGCCGAAGCTGCATCTTCAGATTCGAAAGACCCTGCTTGGGATCCTTTTGTGCTC GGAATGAAGAAACACAAGCTCCTCAAAGAAGACATTCTCCCAGCAATGGCTTCAAATAGAAAAGTCCAGCGGCTTCTAAATGAGTTCATGGACCTCCTCTCCGAATATGAGAACACGGAAACTGTCCCGGAGGAAAAGAATGAGAATCATCCCCCACCGCCACCTCTGCCTGCTGGGGACCAAACCAACCCCACTACGGCTGCCCAACCGGTTCAAGAGAACCAGGATACAACAGTGACTGACCAAGTAACCCCTCCTATTCCTCCTCAAACCCAAGATGAACCCATGATCACGGATCCACCTGcaacaaatcaaaatgaaGTAGTAGTTCCAATGCAGGATTCAGGTTCTTAA